The Mauremys mutica isolate MM-2020 ecotype Southern chromosome 20, ASM2049712v1, whole genome shotgun sequence genome contains the following window.
GAGGGAGGGGAACTCTCGTGGGGGCGGTCCCGGGAGGGATTGGTACCTGagcccgggggaggggagaaacctCGTGCGGGAGGTCACGAGGGGAGGGGGCGCGAGATGGGGGAGGatcccaggggaggggggaccttTGTACCCTCGTGGGGTGGGTCACCCGGGGGAGGGGGTTAATCCATCTCGCAGGGACTGGGAGccctcctgggggaggggaatcccTCGTGGGGGTGGATCTCGCAGGGACTGGGAGccctcctgggggaggggaatcccTCGTGGGGGTGGATCTCGCAGGGACTGGGAGCCctcttgggggaggggaatcccTCGTGGGGGTGGATCTCGCAGGGACTGGGAGccctcctgggggaggggaatctcTCGTGGGGGTGGATCTCGCAGGGAACCCTCAAGGAGGAAGGACCTCAGGGGAAGCAGAATCCTTATGGGGTGAATCCCTGGGGGAGGAGGTAAGGAtccctggcggggaggggggcggggagagaggctTTTGAGGGAGGACCTGAGGGGGAGGGGACTCTCATGGGGTGGGTCCCCTGGGGGGAAGCTGTCATAGGGGCGGGATCCCAGTGGGAAGGGGGAGCCCTTGTGGGGAGGGGTGCAAGAGGGGACAGATCTCcaggagggcgggagtgacgatCCCTGGTGGATGAATCTTGGTGGGGGTGGATCTTCTGGGGAACCCTggtgggggaggtcccagacagaGGAGGAGTTTGTCTGTGGTGGCTCCCATAGGGAAAGGAACCAGGatcctgaggaagagctctcatggggagggagcctgggaggagatGGCCAGGAATCCTGGTGGGAATAATCCTGGGGGAAGGCACctggaagtggggagggaggatcTCAGGGAAGGGAGTGGAACCTGTGTGAGGGTGAATCTTACATGGAGCCTTTGTGGAACGGACCCTGGGGGGCCAGGATTCTAGGGGAGAGGGGGGATCCCTTGTGTGATGGAGCCTATGAAGAAAGGGGCTGGGATCCTGTTCCTGGGGGTatgtgggggaggaaaggggaactGGAGAACCCTCATGGGGTAGTCCTGGCAGGAGGGGTAGCCCTTGTGGAGGAtctagggggaggggagaaccacTGTGGGATGGattctggtgggggagggggtcaggaacttgggggaggagagaggcctaGTGGGGCAGGatcctagggcagtggttctgaacctttccagattactgtacccctttcaggagtctgatttgtcttgcatacccacAAGTTCACctaatttaaaaactacttgcttacaaaatcagacataaaaataaaaaaatggcacagcccactattactgaaaaattgcttatgtttTAGTTTTTaccatatttataaaataaatcaattgcaatataaatattatacttagtttcagtgtatagtacagggttcggcaacctttcagaagtggtgtgccaagtcttcatttattcactctaatttaaggtttcgcgtgccagtcatacattttaaacgtttttagaaggtctctttctataactctataatatataaactaaactattgttgtatgtaaagtaaataaggtttttaaaatgtttaagaagcttcatttaaaattaaattaaaatgcagagactccaagaccagtggccaggacccgggcagtgtgagtgccactgaaaatcagcttgtgggccgtctttggcacatgtgccataggttgcctacccctggtatagtaCAGAGAGCAGTAGAAACAAGTCATtgactgtatgaaattttagtttgtactgactttgctagtgctttttatgtatcccgttgtaaaactaggcagatatctaggtgagttgatgtatcccctggaagacctctgagtacccccaggggtacatgtatccctggttgagaatcactggcctTAGGTGTAGGGGGAACCTTTGTAGGAGTGGAatctgtggggagggaggttgggaaggtctgtgggagggggaaccctcagggcaggggagggagggagcaggtgcagtggggacctgAGAAAGGGAGGACATGGGGATAGAGGGAAGAACCCAGCGGCTGGAGAGGGGAGCAGAAGAAGGGACTTGCAAGAGTGGAATGGGGAGGAACCTGAGAGAGGCAAGAGAGTGTGTTCCTCCCACTTCCTCCTCATTGAGTTTCTGTGCTAACCCCACATTTGTCAATTTCTTCCCCATTCTCTTTTCTCTCCAGCTTGCCAGTCTCCCTCCCCTCTTCTGCTTTCCCATTCTGTCTCCTTCACCATCTTCTCAAGCCTTCCCTTTACCTCTCTCTGTCTGGTTGAGTGCCTAGATACTAGGGGGGTGGTTAGTGCCCTTTAAGTACTTAGAAAGACCCTCCTTCCCCTTTCTAGTCCCACCTCCCTTCTTTCTGTTTTTACCCTCCTGGGTGTTCTCTGTTCCCTTAACTTTCCTGTTTTTAAACTGTTCTCATCACCCTTCTCAGCCCTTCCCTGTACTCTGCTTCTCATAAACCTTTTACAGTTTGATTGTAACAGGGTTTATCATTTTCCTCCCCATGCAGACCAAGAGAGTCCAGAAGAAATGGCTGTTGTGAAGTCTGAGAAGGAAGAAGAAAGTGCTTGTAGTAGAAGTAGTAGTATTGGAGGCAATGGTGAGGGTCAGGTGAGTGGAGTCCCAGCATGTGTGTATGGTGTCAGTGGGATCAAGATCTTGGGGGATCGCGTGCATACTAGTGAATAGCTAAATGGGACAGCCTCTTAtaccttaagaacataaaaatagctgtactgggtcagaccaaaggtccatctagcccagtatcctgtccaccgacagtggccaatgccaggtgccccagagggagtgaacataacaggtaatgaacaagtgatctctctcctgccatctatctccacccaCCTTATTGCTGTTGAAAGGAGGCAGGTTGGTGGTACCCTGGCAATCCTCGTGCACACTGTGAGACTGCAAAACCCAATGACTTCTGTGTGGCGAGGCTCCTTGTGGTGGCACCAACAGTAAAGGGTAGGGGCTAGctttgggagagagagagaggagagtttTAAGACTGGGGATATCAGGCACTTCTTTGACCTTGCATAACATATAGCGTGTGtataatttcaaaacaaaacactccactgcacacacgtCTCcccctgggggggaggaggagagaacaagCATGTGACATGTTAGTCATGATGCTTAATGCCCACCtagaaggtgctcagatgctatgctGATGAGCACGGTACGAGAACCTGTAGAGAATGGAATGTGGCTGTTCATGTACAAAACCTCTGCCAGTGTTAAAATGTCTGCACCTCCTCCAAGAAATCGTGGTGGTAGCCCCTTCTTTAAACCCCTTTTCTTTCGAGGGGATGCACGGTCTCAAGGCCCATAGGTGCCTAGTAGCAATAGTATTGCCTCTTAGGATCTCTCCTCTGGAGATGTGCCAAATATCACGGCAGAGGGAAACTTCCTGGTCTTGGGCTGAACTATGAAAGCAATTTCTAATGTCTCTCCTTGTGTTCATTGAAATCCTTCCTCCTGTGATGTTCCTCCACTTGCTTGTGCCTGATAGCCCTATGTTTGCTAGTTCTATtttccagctgtgtgtgtgtgtcactacGGGGTGTTTCCCTGGTTTTTAGCTGAACGctcctctttgtttttgcttATTTTGCACTGCCAACTGGGCTGGCTAATGGATACTTAACTCCTCCTCCTTGTGTGTCTTTAGGAATCCCAGCCTTCACCCCTGGCTCTGCTGGCAGCCACATGCAGCAGGATTGAGTCTCCCAATGAGAACTCCAacagctcccagagccagcaggggggctcaggtGAGCTGGACCTCACAGCTGCTGCCGCTCAGCTTGCCCAGACGACAAATGGTTGGCAAATCATTTCCACTGTCCCTGGGACATCCACCTCCTCCAAGGAGCAAGGGAGCAATGGCGGCGAGTCGTCACCAAAAAACCGACCTGTGACGGCTGGGCAGTATGTGGTCGCTGCTGCCCCCAATTTGCAGAATCAGCAGGTGCTGACCGGTTTGCCTGGTGTTATACCTAATATTCAGTACCAGGTGATCCCACAGTTTCAGACTGTCGATGGGCAGCAGCTGCAGTTTGCCACCACCCCAGCCCAAGTCAATGTCCAGCAGGATGCCTCTGGCCAACTTCAGATCATCCCTGGGACAAATCAACAGATCATTACAAACCGAGGCGGGACAGGCAATATCATAGCCGCCATGCCAAATCTGCTGCAGCAGGCTGTCCCAATCCAGGGGGTTGGCTTGGCCAATAACAGCCTCTCAGGACAAACTCAATATGTGGCAAATGTCCCAGTGGCTTTAAATGGTAATATCACCTTGCTGCCTGTCAGTAGTGTTGCTGCCAGCTTGGCGCCCACCTCTCAGACCGTCACTTTAAGCAGCTCTGGTTCTCAAGACAGCAGCTCTCAAATAGTGACTTCTGGTGCTGCAATCAGCTCTTCCAACATAGTGACGTCCCTGGCCAGCTCTGGTGCTTTTTTCACCAATGCCAACAGCTACTCTACCACGACCACAAGCAGTAACATGGGCGTCATGAACTTTTCCAGCAGTGGGACCATGGGAACAAACGTTCAGGTCCAGACACCCCAGAGAGTTAGCGGCATTCAGAATTCAGACTCTCTACAGAACCAGGTTTCTGGCGTGGCGCTTCAGCAAGGTCAGCAGAAGGATGCCGATCAAAATCAACAGTCCCAGCAGCAGATCCTAGTACAGCCTCAGCTTGTCCAGGGAGGGCAGACCATTCAGGCCCTGCAAGCTGCTCCACTCTCTGGCCAGACCTTTACCACCCAAGCCATCTCCCAAGATGCTTTGCAGAACCTTCAGCTTCAAGCACTCCCCAACTCTGGGCCAATCATTATTCGAACACCTACTGTGGGGCCAAACGGGCAGGTCAGCTGGCAGACTATTCAGCTGCAGAATCTTCAGGTGCAGAACCCCCAAGCTCAGACAATCACCTTGGCCCCAATGCAGGGAGTATCTCTGGGGCAGACGGGGCACACCAACACGCTCACGCCAATAGCCTCTGCCTCGCTCCCCAGTGGCACTGTCACTGTCAATGCCGCTCAGCTGTCTTCTATGCCAGGCCTTCAGACCATTAACCTCAGTGCCTTGGGAGCGTCTGGAATCCAGGTACATCAGCTACAAGGGCTGCCGCTGGCTATAGCAAATGCCACTGGTAAGTTGGATGGTTTGTTGAAATGGCTTctgaatttttctttttgtttctgatCTCGCTTCCTATAAGGTAGTGTGTCTCAACCATTCTGTGCTGGTCACCCTctttggacttaaaaaaaaattgtgactcCCGTCCCTCCGCCCCCCCGGCTAGAAAAAATTCCAACCCCCCCATCTTAAACTCGGGGCATGGGGCTGAACCATGTGAATTGGCTTTGCAAGGCCCCTTGGCAATTGCCATGGTtcctaccccctaatgctggtcctgcctgtgacccccccccaaacctgtccTGTGACCCCCTGGGGGGTCACGACCCCTCcgggttgagaaacactgctatcAGGGGAGGAACCCAAAGACCTGAAGTGTCCAGACAACACagccagctgggggagaggtgtcAAACACCCAGTCTGCAAGCCAGATCTgaccttttttgtgtgtgggcCATGTGACCAGTTCAGATTCAGCAGATTCTaagcttccattttaaaaagttcctaCCCTTCATAGTTGTGAAGATGAAGTCCCGCCATAGGAACAAAGTATTACAGAGGCAATGTTGGCTCCCTGAATGATCAGACAACCTGAAATGAACTCTGAAGAGGTGTGAACTAACTGCCCACCCTCCCTTAATCGTGGAGTTCACACCAAAATCCAATTATGAAGGTTAACTCCttcattgctgatcattttaacAAATGAAGTGGAGGGAAGTGATTGTGGCAGGCATGTCTTGTATTCCAGCTTTGGGATTTCAGCCAGTCACCAGCAGGGGTTAGGATAGGAAGggatttcccctgcccccctccccaaatgcaTTTCTGGGAGGTGTTATATTAATCTCCCCCTTCTGAAGCTTCAGGTATGGCCACGGCAGGGTGGGTCAGGGCCGGGTGGCACCAAGCCTCCTGTCTCTCTCAGGTGTTccctggctggttcttgctcacatgctcagtgtCTAACTGATTACTACatgtggggtcgggaaggagTTTTCCCCAGGTCAAACTGGCAGCGACCTTGGAGGTTTTTCaaacttcctctgcagcctatgagtcacttgctgggattatctgggtatacCTCATGTAATCCTTTCCCTGACTCGGCAggagctgcaagcactggtgcATCTCAGTCCCTCTGCCTGTAACACATGGTTGTTTAATCCGTTGGTCTCATATATTTTGGTCTCACTTCCGTTGTTGAGTTTAGTGtgcaggtggtgttggtggcctgtgatattcaggaggtcaggctagatgatcttctggccttaaactctatgactctgtgAAGTGTGGGAGTGAAACCCAGGGAATTGGGAGAGATCTCAGCCAGatagggaagagggagagagacagagaggaggATGAGGAAAGAAGAGAACCAAAAGGCAGAAATAGCCATGATTCTAAAAGGGAAGATGTTCTCCCACTATGCAGCAATGCTGAGTGCAACAATGTAGCCCTAAACAAATTAGGGACAAGTAAAATTAAGTTGCCAAATAAAGCCTATATTCTACTCCTGATCTTTGTCCAAACCCCTTATTAACATGAGTAAGAGATCCATTGTATGTTGGAGGCAGTATATGGTCATTATGGAGGCCTAAGCGAATACGGATCATAATTAAAAGTGGAAATCAATATGAGATTGACTCCCCTGACCCAGGGGATAAACCAGGCAGGGTTGCAAACTCTACAAGGCAAAAGAGTCTAATTGGGGGAACATTATAATATTTCTTCCTCATTTTAAATTAGGAATTTCCATACAGTGACTTGAAGTGTGTGATCagaagaaaatgtgtgtgtgtgcgggggggggggggtaaataaGATGCTATGATCTCATTACTTGGAGATGTTCAAATGTTGAGACTGGCACAAAGAACCCTGATTGTTTCCATTGAATCACTACTGTCTTCTCACAAATGGTCCCTCTCAACAGTCGATAGTTGGTATAGCCTTATGGTGTCATAGTGCAATGTGCATTTATGGTCTTGCAAGTCTTGACACTCAGAAATTTTGTTCCTACTTTTGAGACAGAGCATTTCTTAAGTTCACTCAGTGAAAGAAATTAATGCTGAAAAGTAATATTTTTAAACTCTCGTCTTTGCTTGGTAATAGCTTCTTAGGGTGCTGCGTGTCGCATCATTTTGTATCTTACTTAAAAATGCAGCCACTCAAGTGAGTCACGTAATTCAGAAGCAATTTAAATGTTGCGCAATTCAACTTCTGTTTCCTACACAAAAGAGAATAAAGCCACTTCCTTGGAATTGTTTTGCAGTGTTTTGTGACCTGTTGAACTGCTGTTCAATTGATTGGGTTTTGTATGTCTACGAGCTGTTTTCATATCTGATTAACTGTAATTGTTGGTTTTCCACTGTATAAAGTCAACGAAATAACATGAACGTGTATCTTTCTCATAAGTCGTTTGTGTGCATAGTATAGGGCCTGTTTTTGTCATTGCATTTGTCTGATTTGTGTTCAGTGGATTCACTAGTATTGTCTAGTGCTCTAACATTGTGATCCTCCCAGGTACATCCTGTGCTGCCTGCTCCGAGCCTCTTCAGCTTGCTCCGTTTTAAACACGTACAAAACATGCCTTGAAGCATATAGGCAACTCCTAGTTCCTGTATTTGTGAGATGGCTTTGCCCTTGATGGATGGATCAGGGAGGAATGATCTTGGAGACTACCCATCAGATTtggggtgggaaaactttttggcccgagggaatggaaattgtatggagggccatgaatgctcacaaaattggggttggggggcaggaggggatgaggggctgggtc
Protein-coding sequences here:
- the SP1 gene encoding transcription factor Sp1 isoform X1, with product MSDQESPEEMAVVKSEKEEESACSRSSSIGGNGEGQESQPSPLALLAATCSRIESPNENSNSSQSQQGGSGELDLTAAAAQLAQTTNGWQIISTVPGTSTSSKEQGSNGGESSPKNRPVTAGQYVVAAAPNLQNQQVLTGLPGVIPNIQYQVIPQFQTVDGQQLQFATTPAQVNVQQDASGQLQIIPGTNQQIITNRGGTGNIIAAMPNLLQQAVPIQGVGLANNSLSGQTQYVANVPVALNGNITLLPVSSVAASLAPTSQTVTLSSSGSQDSSSQIVTSGAAISSSNIVTSLASSGAFFTNANSYSTTTTSSNMGVMNFSSSGTMGTNVQVQTPQRVSGIQNSDSLQNQVSGVALQQGQQKDADQNQQSQQQILVQPQLVQGGQTIQALQAAPLSGQTFTTQAISQDALQNLQLQALPNSGPIIIRTPTVGPNGQVSWQTIQLQNLQVQNPQAQTITLAPMQGVSLGQTGHTNTLTPIASASLPSGTVTVNAAQLSSMPGLQTINLSALGASGIQVHQLQGLPLAIANATGDHGAQLGLHGGGGDGMGDENATVEEGETSPDPQPQGRRMRREACTCPYCKDSEGRGSGDPGKKKQHICHIPGCGKVYGKTSHLRAHLRWHTGERPFVCSWMFCGKRFTRSDELQRHKRTHTGEKKFACPECPKRFMRSDHLSKHIKTHQNKKGGTANNVAMNVSAVSMDTGTSEGNSGPTPSALIATNMVAMEAICPEGIARLASSGINVMQVADLQSINISGNGF
- the SP1 gene encoding transcription factor Sp1 isoform X2 yields the protein MAVVKSEKEEESACSRSSSIGGNGEGQESQPSPLALLAATCSRIESPNENSNSSQSQQGGSGELDLTAAAAQLAQTTNGWQIISTVPGTSTSSKEQGSNGGESSPKNRPVTAGQYVVAAAPNLQNQQVLTGLPGVIPNIQYQVIPQFQTVDGQQLQFATTPAQVNVQQDASGQLQIIPGTNQQIITNRGGTGNIIAAMPNLLQQAVPIQGVGLANNSLSGQTQYVANVPVALNGNITLLPVSSVAASLAPTSQTVTLSSSGSQDSSSQIVTSGAAISSSNIVTSLASSGAFFTNANSYSTTTTSSNMGVMNFSSSGTMGTNVQVQTPQRVSGIQNSDSLQNQVSGVALQQGQQKDADQNQQSQQQILVQPQLVQGGQTIQALQAAPLSGQTFTTQAISQDALQNLQLQALPNSGPIIIRTPTVGPNGQVSWQTIQLQNLQVQNPQAQTITLAPMQGVSLGQTGHTNTLTPIASASLPSGTVTVNAAQLSSMPGLQTINLSALGASGIQVHQLQGLPLAIANATGDHGAQLGLHGGGGDGMGDENATVEEGETSPDPQPQGRRMRREACTCPYCKDSEGRGSGDPGKKKQHICHIPGCGKVYGKTSHLRAHLRWHTGERPFVCSWMFCGKRFTRSDELQRHKRTHTGEKKFACPECPKRFMRSDHLSKHIKTHQNKKGGTANNVAMNVSAVSMDTGTSEGNSGPTPSALIATNMVAMEAICPEGIARLASSGINVMQVADLQSINISGNGF